AAGATGGAGAATGCCTACTTTTGTTCGTGCGTATTAGCCAAGAAACTCCTAACTTTACGAAGTAATAGCTTGGTAAATGTACTGGACTATTATGGATTAGGAATTGAGAACCACCATAACGCTCTTGATGACGCGATAGCTTGCGGACAAATCGCCAGCAAACTATTGCGCCCGTATGATTACGAAATCGCCGGCTTTTTAGATGAACATCAGTACCAAATGGGGCAACTATTTTCGCATCGCTTTGGTCCTATGCGTAGTGCCAAAAAAGCTGCGAGCAGTAAGAAAATAGCTTTGAAGCCGGCACTTGTTGCGTTCGATCCTAACCATCCCTTCTACAAACAACACGTGTGCTTTACTGGACGTTTGTCCAAGATAAAACGACAAGAGGCAGCGCAAATGGTCGTTAATGCGGGTGGCTACTTCGATCCGAAACTGGCCTACGAAACGACTTATATTGTCGTTGCCAACCGTGAATGGGATAAAATTGGCACATCTCTAGAAAGCAGCAAAATTGAACAAGTCCGTCAACTGCAAGGTATGGGCCGTAACATTACCATCCTTTCAGAAAATGATTTCTTACGGTTGTTTTAATTTGAAAAAGTCGGAACTAGAATGACGTATTACGCGTCCTAGTTCCGACTTTTTTGATTTGCTCGGAACTAGAAGTACTTTTTTTGCGTTCTAGTTCCGAAATAATGACTTTCTTAAACAACCACACTCGTTTTTCGCTGATAATAAGCATACTCATTTTGATCAAGGATGCTGGAAATAACATAGGTCCCCGAAACTTTTCCTTCATGAATATAACTTGAAATACTCTGTATACGATACCGCTTAAATTCCTGAATCAACGCATACACCAATGCCGATCCCAAGCCTTCATGATGCTCTTGGACA
This genomic interval from Jeotgalibaca porci contains the following:
- a CDS encoding exonuclease domain-containing protein, whose translation is MDYIAIDFETANNRGDSICSIGMSRFSKGKEVDRFYSLINPLQSFSASNIQVHGIYPDDVHDAKRFDELYPEIRAFVGDDPLVAHFAQFDINCLQTTIETYRLPKMENAYFCSCVLAKKLLTLRSNSLVNVLDYYGLGIENHHNALDDAIACGQIASKLLRPYDYEIAGFLDEHQYQMGQLFSHRFGPMRSAKKAASSKKIALKPALVAFDPNHPFYKQHVCFTGRLSKIKRQEAAQMVVNAGGYFDPKLAYETTYIVVANREWDKIGTSLESSKIEQVRQLQGMGRNITILSENDFLRLF